The Candidatus Hydrogenedentota bacterium genome includes the window CGGTCTCATCCGCGGAGAGTTGCTTGGGCAGATAGCCGTCAATGACCTGGATTTCCGCTTCCGTCTTCGCGGCTTCGTCGGCCTTGCCAAGCTCCTTGAACAATTCCAGCGACTGCTGCCGCTTCCGGATTTCGCCTCGGAGCGTTGCCACGGCGACTTCCTCTGAAATGTCCTGCCCCGTTTCCTTTTCCTTGAGCAGAAGGGCCGCCTTCACCATGCGGAGGCATTCGAGGCGGTCCTTCTCGCCCGCTTTCATGGCGGACTTCATATCATCCTGAACACGCTCGCGAATAGACATAGACACCTCCGGGGATTTGCTTTATACGATACTATAACGCGGGGTTTTCGAGGATGCAAAGACCGGAATCGCTGCACGCTTCATCAAATAGTGTTCAACAGTGACAATTTTGGTCTTCCGGCTGCCTCAAGATTCATCTGTGAACGATATGACAACTTTCGCAATTTGGCCCACGTCAACAGTTTAACAAATATTACTGAACTGGTACGGTACTTGCTCAATCCCT containing:
- a CDS encoding GatB/YqeY domain-containing protein translates to MSIRERVQDDMKSAMKAGEKDRLECLRMVKAALLLKEKETGQDISEEVAVATLRGEIRKRQQSLELFKELGKADEAAKTEAEIQVIDGYLPKQLSADETEARVRAYLAEHPELNHPGKLTGAMKKELGDLVDGKTLNEVCKKVLG